A window of Hippoglossus stenolepis isolate QCI-W04-F060 chromosome 18, HSTE1.2, whole genome shotgun sequence contains these coding sequences:
- the odf2a gene encoding outer dense fiber protein 2 yields MRKATRNRSSSPPIHVHVNEATPVHVHVKAHRTHAAKPPQGKTKVDRGTLRPTATVKTRVPWIPPGKASTRDASYKWEGPTHHLEITPLLPEPEPEQSHSALRLAELTSEEEEGLHGRISQYERKIDSLMTEVSSLKNEVELRKREQLLERQSEQLSVSQRVIAEQEEELAEVTKELEETERENTRLRLSMEKWLEESDRLDRDSPQQDKDALLRKLMEAEVDGAAAAKQVSALRESVFKVCGSGRLSDTSVLGRQKELLLQKLETFEATNRTLRHLLREQHRSQMESMRLSEQKDSLLKRLADTEAQNAFLVGKLQEREKEVDQLSKRLDIEKENTKSTADLSKSLESTRARLQGQLRSKEAENNRLTVQMKNLERAADQQKAEMDHLKEQLTRQKEQACTDREALKRATRAQKQRAERGEDAAGQLSKQLLDMEKQVSEALSAAETWQSHHAQELKDKSKLEIELSLLNSRIMELTEQLQRSEEKGRVEREALLDRLHGLNTESTAARLEKQTLKATAAGMEEKLASCQSELQQVKASIKQYESLVDSYKIQVGKTRAEADEYCTRLARAEREVQAVRGKLEQEVEEVRRELLGRLAELEPLPDTLRHTELQLQEAQDRERSQERRSVELSTTLTDLRMKVETQGSQVELFRQKNKVLLEENRQLQQRVETFERKLEETDSQNGDLMAVITKREDAIHSNQLRLEEKTRECSLLSRKLEEALDDARQQMSESRERATTKERSTQAKIVDLETQLSRTSSEINQLRHCKEEAERRYQSRQQDMTDRLEQSDSTNRSLQNYVQFLKASYANVFGDVSLSRSLQAPSPI; encoded by the exons ATG aggaaaGCAACGAGGAACCGCTCCAGTTCACCTCCTATTCACGTGCACGTCAACGAGGCCACACCTGTCCACGTGCACGTGAAGGCTCATAGGACGCATGCTGCCAAACCCCCTCAG GGGAAGACCAAGGTGGACAGAGGAACCCTCCGTCCTACAGCCACGGTCAAAACTCGAGTGCCATGGATTCCCCCAGGAAAAGCCTCAACACGAGACGCCTCATACAAGTGGGAG GGACCAACGCACCACCTTGAGATCACGCCACTGCTCCCCGAACCAGAGCCTGAGCAGTCGCACTCTGCACTGCGATTGGCTGAGCTCacatcagaggaagaggaagggctTCACGGACGAATCAGCCAGTATGAGAGGAAGATTGACAGCTTAATGACAGAAGTCAGCTCTCTAAAGAATGAG GTGGAACTGCGGAAaagagagcagctgctggagcgTCAGTCGGAGCAGCTGAGTGTCTCCCAGCGGGTGATCgccgagcaggaggaggagcttgcTGAGGTGAccaaggagctggaggagactgAGCGGGAGAACACGCGGTTACGTCTGTCGATGGAAAAGTGGCTGGAGGAGAGCGACAG ATTAGACCGGGACAGTCCACAACAAGACAAAGACGCTCTGCTCCGAAAACTGATGGAGGCTGAGGTGGACGGAGCCGCGGCTGCTAAACAAGTCTCAGCCCTGCGAGAGTctgttttcaaagtgtgtgGTTCTGGT AGGCTGTCAGACACTTCGGTCTTAGGTCGTcagaaggagctgctgctgcagaagctGGAAACGTTTGAGGCCACAAACCGAACGCTGCGGCACCTTCTCAGAGAGCAGCACAGATCCCAG ATGGAGTCGATGCGCCTGTCGGAGCAGAAGGATTCGTTACTGAAGAGACTCGCAGACACTGAGGCACAAAATGCT TTTCTTGTGGGGAAACttcaagagagagaaaaagaggtcGATCAACTCTCGAAACGTCTCGATATTGAGAAG GAAAACACTAAGAGCACAGCTGATCTGTCCAAGAGTCTGGAGTCAACGAGAGCTCGTTTACAGGGACAGCTCCGCAGCAAAGAGGCCGAGAACAACCGGCTCACTGTGCAGATGAAG AACCTGGAGCGAGCGGCCGACCAGCAGAAGGCAGAGATGGACCATCTGAAGGAGCAGCTGACGAGGCAGAAGGAGCAGGCCTGCACCGACCGAGAGGCCCTGAAACGAGCTACACGAGCCCAGAAGCAGCGAGCAGAGCGCGGCGAGGACGCCGCTGGCCAGCTGAGCAAGCAGCTGCTGGACATG GAGAAGCAGGTGTCAGAAGCACTGTCTGCAGCTGAGACCTGGCAGAGTCATCATGCCCAAGAGCTGAAAGACAAGAGTAAACTGGAGATTGAACTGTCGCTGCTGAACAG TCGTATAATGGAACTGACGGAGCAgcttcagaggtcagaggagaaaggTCGAGTGGAGAGAGAGGCTCTGCTGGATCGTCTGCACGGACTGAACACAGAGAGCACGGCCGCCCGACTGGAGAAGCAGACGCTCAAG GCCACAGCGgcggggatggaggagaagctggCCTCGTGTCAGTCGGAGCTTCAGCAGGTCAAAGCTTCCATCAAGCAGTATGAAAGCCTGGTGGACAGCTATAAGATCCAG GTGGGGAAAACGCGGGCTGAGGCAGATGAGTACTGCACTCGGCTGGCTCGGGCGGAGCGGGAGGTCCAGGCCGTGCGGGGAAAGCTGGAGCAGGAGGTAGAGGAGGTGCGCAGGGAGCTGCTGGGCCGGCTCGCGGAGCTCGAGCCTCTTCCCGACACCTTACGACACACAGagctacagctgcaggaggctcaGGACCGGGAACGCAGCCAGGAGAGACGCAGCGTGGAGCTCAGCACAACTCTGACTGATCTGCGCATGAAG GTGGAGACTCAGGGAAGTCAGGTGGAGCTGTTCAGACAAAAGAACAAGGTTCTGCTGGAGGAGAAccgacagctgcagcagcgagtggagaCTTTTGAAAG GAAGCTGGAGGAGACTGACAGTCAGAACGGCGACCTGATGGCGGTCATCACCAAACGGGAAGACGCCATCCACAGCAATCAGCTCCGTCTGGAGGAAAAAACCAGGGAATGCTCCCTGTTGAGCAGAAAGCTGGAGGAGGCTCTGGATGATGCTCGGCAACAG ATGTCGGAGTCCAGAGAACGTGCCACCACCAAAGAGCGCTCCACCCAGGCCAAGATAGTCGACCTGGAGACTCAACTCAGCAGAACCAGCTCAGAAATCAACCAACTGCGACATTGCAAAGAGGAG GCGGAGCGACGATATCAGAGCCGACAGCAGGACATGACCGATCGTCTGGAGCAGTCGGACAGCACCAACCGAAGTCTGCAGAACTACGTCCAGTTCCTCAAAGCGTCATACGCCAACGTCTTTGGAGACGTGTCCCTCAGCAGATCCCTGCAGGCCCCCTCCCCCATCTGA